Proteins found in one Mangifera indica cultivar Alphonso chromosome 15, CATAS_Mindica_2.1, whole genome shotgun sequence genomic segment:
- the LOC123197615 gene encoding heat shock 22 kDa protein, mitochondrial-like — protein sequence MASSLVLKRLASPSLLSRSLSRTITPTATSASHFFNTKAVRQYDNESDDRDLDVDHRSGSRRRDLFSNVFDPFSPTRSLSQVLNLMDQMTENPFFAGTRGGIRRGWDAKEDENALNLRIDMPGLGKEDVKVSVEQNTLVIKGEGAKEGDDEESVRRYTSRIDLSEKMYKTNEIKAEMKNGVLKVVMPKVKEEERSDVFHVNVE from the exons ATGGCTTCTTCTCTGGTTCTCAAGAGGCTTGCATCCCCAAGTCTTCTCTCACGGTCTCTTAGTCGTACGATCACTCCGACTGCCACCTCAGCCTCTCACTTTTTCAACACCAAGGCTGTACGTCAATACGATAACGAGTCCGACGACCGTGACCTTGATGTTGACCATCGTTCTGGTTCTCGACGCCGCGATTTATTCTCAA ATGTGTTTGATCCGTTCTCTCCAACAAGGAGCTTGAGCCAGGTGTTGAACTTGATGGACCAAATGACAGAGAATCCGTTTTTTGCCGGGACACGTGGTGGGATACGCCGAGGCTGGGATGCGAAAGAAGACGAAAATGCCCTGAATCTCCGAATCGACATGCCGGGGCTAGGAAAGGAAGATGTGAAGGTGTCAGTGGAACAGAACACTCTGGTGATCAAAGGCGAAGGAGCAAAAGAAGGTGACGATGAAGAGAGCGTTCGAAGGTACACGAGCAGAATTGACTTGTCGGAGAAGATGTACAAGACCAACGAGATCAAGGCGGAGATGAAAAACGGTGTACTGAAAGTGGTGATGCCCAAGGTTAAGGAAGAGGAGAGGAGTGACGTGTTTCACGTTAACGTTGAGTGA